The DNA window CCAGCGGCCCCACCGGCGGGTACGGCGGCGACCAGCCGCACGCCGCGGCCCCGGCGTCCCCCTCGGGCCCGGCCAGCACCGCCTCCAGCGGTGTCATCCCGGCGGCCCGCACCGCCAGCAGGTACGCCCCGGCGAAGTGCTCGCGGAGCAGCAGCAGCGCGACCGCCGCCCGGGCGCCGGGTGTGGGGTCGTCGACCGGCATGGCCCGCCAGGCGGCGAACAGCGGCATGCCGCTGCCGTCCGCCGCGTCGACCACCCGGCACAGCAGCGCGCCGAGACGGGCGGCCTCCGGTGCGTCGCCCAGGTTGGTGGCGCCCCAGCGGCAGCACTCGGCCAGGTTCGCGCCCGCCACCTCGATCGGTGGGACGGTCCGCACGGCCGCATCCCAGCCGTCGGCGACCGCCTCCGGGGCGATGAAGCCGAGCGCGGCGGCGACCGTCTCGGCGCGCACGTCGCCGAGCGCTCCGGCCCGCCCGGTGATGTAGAAGGCCCAGCCGGAGATGCCCAGCAGCCGGGCCCGGCGCAGCGTCGACGGGCAGCGGGAGAACGCCTCCCCGAGCTCCAGCACCAGCGGCTTGCTGGCGGCGGCGACCTGCTCCGGGGTCATCGGCGGCACCCCACCGGCCGTCCACCGTGGTCATCCATCACGATCAGTCTGCCTCGTGGCCACCCTCCGCGGCATCCCCCTCTTCGGCGTCCAGCGCCTCCAACGCGGCCTCCACCTCACCGGTGCGCCGGCGGGCGGCCGTCAGCGAGCGTTCCGCGCCGCGGCGGGCCAGCTTGGCCCGGCTCAGCTCCTGCTCGGCCACCGCCCGGCGGCGTTCCAGCTCGGCCAGTTCGGTCTCGATCCGGTCCAGCGTCGCCACGCCGTCCCGTTCGGCGTCGGTGGCCCCGGTCAGCTCCGCCTCGGCCCGGTCCTGGTCGTCGCGAGCCTTGGCCAGCTCGCGTTCCACGGCCCGGCGGCGCTTCGCCCGCTCGGCCCGGGCCGCCCGCTCGGCGGCCCGCTGGTCGCGCGTTCGCCGCGTCTCGGTCCGCTCGGCCGCCCGGTCGGGTACGGCGGGTTCCTCCTCGCCACCCCCGGTGACCAGCCGCAGCTGCGGCCGGGGCACCTCGCCGAACCCGGCGTAGTGGCTGGGCCGCAGCAGCCGGCCGGCGCGTACCTGCTCGGCCACCTCGGTGTCGGAGAGCGCCGCGTTCAGCGTCGCCTCGACCTCGCCGAGCGGCAGCTTCCCGGCCGGCGGTGCGCCCGGCTCGGCGGCGGCCAGCTTGCGTACCTCGGCGACGAGCGCGCCCACGACGGCCCGGCGCTGCGCGGAGAGTTCGCGGAGCTTGCCGCCGCGCAGGTCCCGCTGCGCCGAGCGGAGCGACTCGGCGAGCTGCGCCAGGTCAGCCACCAGCTCCGGGCGGCGGATGGCCAGCAGGTTGACCAGCCAGGCGGCGACGGTGGGACGGCGCAGCTTGGCGATCTCCCGGGCGGCCTTCGGGTCGCCGGCGCGGCGTGCCTCGGCGACGGCCGCGTCACGGGCCGCGACGAAGCGGTCCGGCGGCGTCGCGTAGAGCCGCTGGACCAGGTCGGGGGGTGGACCGGCCATGCTCGCTCAGGCGTCGATCCGGGTGCCCGGTTCCAGCCGCCGGTACTCGGTCTTCGACAGCGCGGTGTACTGCCGGTCGAGCACACCGAAGCCGTTGTCGTTGAGCAGCGCGTCGTGCAGCGCGAAAGCCCGGCGCGGGGCGACCGCCCGGATGAAGTCGACCACCTCGGAGAACTTCGACCAGGGCGCGTGGATCGGCGCGAAGAGGGTGTCAACCTGGACCTCGTCGGGGACGACGAGCGCGTCGCCCGGGTGGTAGACGACGTCGTTGATGAGGTAGCCCACGTTCGGGACGACGGGGATGTCCGGGTGGATGATCGCGTGCTGACCGCCGTACGCGCGGACCGCCACCCCGGCCGCGGTGAACGACTCGCCGGGCGTGACCACGGTCAGCGCCTCGGCGGCATCGCCGAGCAGCGCGGTGAGGGAGGCCGGGCCGTAGATCCGGGCGGGCCGCCGGTCCAGCTCCCGGGTCAGCGCCTCGACGTTCACGTGGTCCGGGTGCTCGTGGGTGATCAGCACCGCGTCCACCCCGTCCAGCGCCTCGGGCTCGCTGAAGACTCCGGGGTCCACGACCAGCACTCCCCCGTCGTGCTCCAGCCGTAGGCAGGAGTGGGCGTACTTGGTGACCTGCATCGTGACTCCTCGATTATCGAATCGTGACGTCCTCAGCGCAGTCTGCCGGAACCGGCGCGGTGTCGCGTCGCGTCCGACGTATCGGTCCCGCAGCGGGGCCGTCGAAGGATCGGAGCGCGGACATGAGGATACGGGACAGCCGCTGTCGGGGCCGGGCGCTCGCGGCGGCCGGGCTGCTGCTGGTGCTGGCCGCCGGGGCGTGCAGCTCGGGCGGTGACTCGGGTGACAACGCGGGCTCGGCCGCGCAGCCGCCGGCGCTGGCGGGCGGCGACACGGCGGCGCGGGACCAGGCCGCGCCGGAGAAGGCGCAGTCCGGTGCCGGTGGCGCGGACCTGCGGGTCGACCAGCGGGCGATCATCTACACCGGAACGCTCCAGGTGCGGGTGGACGACGTGGAGCGGGCCGCCCGCGAGGCGAGCACGGCGGTGACGGCGGCCGGCGGCTTCGTGGGCGGCGACCAGCGCAACAGCGACGCGGCGGACGCCCGGGCCGAGCTGACCCTGCGGGTGCCGGCGGACCGGTTCACGACCGTGCTGGAGGCGCTGGTCAAGCTCGGCGAGCAGGAGCGGCGCGAGGTGCGGACCGAGGACGTCACCGAGGAGACCGTGGACCTGGACGCCCGGATCGCCACCCAGCGCGCCCGGGTGGACAGCGCCCGGCGGCTGCTGGCCCGGGCCACCTCGATCAACGACCTCGTCACGCTGGAGAACGAGGTGGGCCGCCGGGAGGCGGACCTGGCCTCGCTGGAGGCGAAGAAGCGGCGGCTGGCCGACCTGACGGCGCTCTCCACCATCACGGTGACCTTCGTCGGCCCGGAGGCCGCGGCCGTCGAGGATGAGGAGGACCTCGGCTTCCTGGCCGGGCTGCGCGGCGGCTGGTCGGCGTTCCTGGGCTCGCTGCGGGTGGCGCTCACCGTGCTGGGCGCGGTGCTGCCGTTCGCGGTGGCGATCGGCGTGCCGGTGGCGCTCGTGCTGGCCCTGGCCCGTCGGCGCGCTCGCCGTACGCCCCCGGGCGGACCGGCGCTGCCGGACGGTCCGGTGCCTAGCGGGCCGCCGCCAGTGCCCGCAGCGCGGTCTGGACCATGAGACGTACGCCGACCGGGATGGCGCGCTCGTCGACGTCGAACGACGCCCGGTGCAGGTCCACGTTGGGCCCGTTCCGGCCGACGCCGAGGCGGGCGAGCGCGCCGGGCACGTGCTCCAGGTACCACGAGAAGTCCTCGCCGCCCATGCTCTGCGGCGTCTCTGCGATGCCCTCCGGCCCGAGCGCGGCCGCGGTCGCGGCGGTGAACACGCCGATGGCCCGGGCGTCGTTGGTGACCGGCGGCCGGCCACGCAGGTACTCCAGGTCGACGGTGGCGCCGGTGGGGGCGAGGACGTCGCGCACCACCTGAGCCACGATCTTCGGGGCCTGGTCCCAGGTGTCCCGGTCCATCACCCGCAGGGTGCCGGCGGCGCAGGCCTCGGAGGGGATGACGTTGTAGCGGGTGCCGGCCGAGGCGTGGCCGAACACCAGCAGCAGCCCGCTGTTGGCCGGCACCCGGCGGCTGACCAGGGTCGGCACCTCGGTGACCAGCCGGCCGAGCGCGTCGACCAGGTCGACGGTCAGGTGCGGGCGGGCGGTGTGCCCGCCCGGGCCCGTGAGCCGGACGGTGACGTTGTCGGCGGCGGCGGTGATCGGGCCGACCCGCAGGCCGACCTTGCCGACCGGCAGGTTCGGGTCGCAGTGCACGGCGAAGATCTGCACCACGTCGTCCAGGCCGCCGGCCTCGATGACCTCCAGCGAGCCGCAGGGCAGGATCTCCTCGGCCGGCTGGAAGATGAGCCGCACCCGGCCGTCGAGCTGGCCGAGGTCGGCGAGCTGGGCGAGCAGCATGCCCACGCCGAGCATCACGGTGGTGTGCACGTCGTGGCCGCAGGCGTGGCAGACGCCGTCCACGGTGGACCGGTACGGCACGTCCTTCGGGTCGGTCAGCGGCAGCGCGTCGATGTCGGCGCGGAGCGCGATCACCGGGCCGTCGGGGCGCCCGTCGATGTCGCAGATGACGCCGTTGCCCTTCGGCAGCAGGCGCGGCTTCAGCCCGGCGAGGGAGAGCTCCCGGTGCACGAGGGCGGCCGTCTCGAACTCCTCGCCCGACAGCTCCGGGTGGGAGTGGATGTGACGTCGGGTGGCGATGAGGCCCGGTACGCGCAGCGCGAGCAGATGGTCGAGCTCCAGGGGCAGGGGCTGGGAGCCGGTCGGCGCCTCCGGCCAGGACGACGCCAGCGGGCTGCCGGAGGGCAGCGTCAACGCACTCGTCACGTCGAATTCTCGATCACTAGAGATGGAAGGATCATCGGGGAGAACAGCAGACAGCCTAGACCTCCGGCGGTGACGCTGCGCAACATCTTTCGCGTAGCGGTCGGACCGCGCAGCGTCACGAATGCCCTGGTGGGAGGGCTCGAATATCTGCGGGACAGCAGGTAGATCGCGGTCGAACGCCGTCATCTGCCCCACACCTCCTACAACGCGTAACCGATTCAACGGTCACCAAAACACTGGCCGTCGTTCCGAATTGTCGCATTAGTCGAGACAATTAACTGCCGCTCGGGCAATTGCGCGACAACGGTCGGCTGTCGGACGACTCCTCACCGTGACATGTCGACCCCGAGTGCGACCGCACAGGCTGTCCGTCCCGTTCACCCGACCGGGTTACCCGCAATCCCGATCCGCACACGCGGGCCGCCTCCGGCCACGCTGCCCGGCGGCTCCGGGAGCGGCGCCCGGGCGGCGACGCC is part of the Micromonospora halotolerans genome and encodes:
- a CDS encoding SCO6745 family protein; translation: MTPEQVAAASKPLVLELGEAFSRCPSTLRRARLLGISGWAFYITGRAGALGDVRAETVAAALGFIAPEAVADGWDAAVRTVPPIEVAGANLAECCRWGATNLGDAPEAARLGALLCRVVDAADGSGMPLFAAWRAMPVDDPTPGARAAVALLLLREHFAGAYLLAVRAAGMTPLEAVLAGPEGDAGAAACGWSPPYPPVGPLVRRRLWAEAVTDRLVSPAFRALGPGEGAELLNLLTAARLHVRGG
- a CDS encoding MBL fold metallo-hydrolase, whose amino-acid sequence is MQVTKYAHSCLRLEHDGGVLVVDPGVFSEPEALDGVDAVLITHEHPDHVNVEALTRELDRRPARIYGPASLTALLGDAAEALTVVTPGESFTAAGVAVRAYGGQHAIIHPDIPVVPNVGYLINDVVYHPGDALVVPDEVQVDTLFAPIHAPWSKFSEVVDFIRAVAPRRAFALHDALLNDNGFGVLDRQYTALSKTEYRRLEPGTRIDA
- a CDS encoding DUF4349 domain-containing protein, with amino-acid sequence MRIRDSRCRGRALAAAGLLLVLAAGACSSGGDSGDNAGSAAQPPALAGGDTAARDQAAPEKAQSGAGGADLRVDQRAIIYTGTLQVRVDDVERAAREASTAVTAAGGFVGGDQRNSDAADARAELTLRVPADRFTTVLEALVKLGEQERREVRTEDVTEETVDLDARIATQRARVDSARRLLARATSINDLVTLENEVGRREADLASLEAKKRRLADLTALSTITVTFVGPEAAAVEDEEDLGFLAGLRGGWSAFLGSLRVALTVLGAVLPFAVAIGVPVALVLALARRRARRTPPGGPALPDGPVPSGPPPVPAARSGP
- a CDS encoding amidohydrolase, producing the protein MTSALTLPSGSPLASSWPEAPTGSQPLPLELDHLLALRVPGLIATRRHIHSHPELSGEEFETAALVHRELSLAGLKPRLLPKGNGVICDIDGRPDGPVIALRADIDALPLTDPKDVPYRSTVDGVCHACGHDVHTTVMLGVGMLLAQLADLGQLDGRVRLIFQPAEEILPCGSLEVIEAGGLDDVVQIFAVHCDPNLPVGKVGLRVGPITAAADNVTVRLTGPGGHTARPHLTVDLVDALGRLVTEVPTLVSRRVPANSGLLLVFGHASAGTRYNVIPSEACAAGTLRVMDRDTWDQAPKIVAQVVRDVLAPTGATVDLEYLRGRPPVTNDARAIGVFTAATAAALGPEGIAETPQSMGGEDFSWYLEHVPGALARLGVGRNGPNVDLHRASFDVDERAIPVGVRLMVQTALRALAAAR